One genomic segment of Caldimonas brevitalea includes these proteins:
- a CDS encoding DUF1513 domain-containing protein, which translates to MNVNEMRWRRRHWLAALTALLGSPVSAVQPAPARRIDQDRLALSWVDSAGHWLGVLRLAPGGPRLDARLAIPTRAHALRVLPDGSLLAVARRPGDWLLHWTPSGQVLRWGWIEPDRVYNGHVLVSPDGRTLYTTETDFQSGAGLVGLRDTRTLQKRDEWRTHGIDPHALIRDADGQLLVANGGIATRPETGRLKLDLERMDSSLVRLAPDDGALLGQWRLDDRRLSLRHLALAADGTVGIALQAEHDEAERKQTAPVLAVFDGRQLRTAVPPAGLSLQGYGGDIASTGDGFFAVSCTRAHCVSLWHADGRYAGQWPLDEACALAPGRRGNVRAGGRTAGFELSAPPGEPAPQRLPLPTGARPDNHWTRL; encoded by the coding sequence TTGAACGTCAACGAGATGCGCTGGCGCCGCAGACACTGGCTCGCTGCACTGACCGCCCTGCTCGGCAGCCCGGTGAGCGCCGTGCAACCTGCGCCCGCGCGACGCATCGACCAGGACCGTCTCGCGCTGTCCTGGGTCGACAGCGCCGGGCACTGGCTGGGTGTGTTGCGGCTCGCGCCCGGCGGCCCCCGCCTGGATGCAAGGCTGGCCATCCCGACCCGTGCCCATGCCTTGCGCGTGTTGCCGGACGGGAGCCTGCTCGCCGTGGCGCGACGCCCGGGCGACTGGCTGCTGCACTGGACGCCGTCCGGGCAGGTGCTGCGCTGGGGCTGGATCGAGCCCGACCGCGTCTACAACGGTCATGTGCTGGTCTCGCCGGATGGACGAACCCTCTACACCACCGAAACCGATTTCCAGTCGGGCGCAGGGCTGGTCGGCCTGCGCGATACCCGGACGCTGCAAAAGCGTGACGAGTGGCGGACCCACGGCATCGATCCGCATGCCCTCATCCGCGACGCGGATGGGCAGCTACTGGTCGCCAACGGCGGCATCGCCACCCGGCCGGAAACCGGCCGCCTCAAACTCGACCTCGAGCGCATGGACTCGTCGCTGGTGCGCCTGGCCCCGGACGACGGCGCGCTGCTCGGGCAATGGCGTCTCGACGATCGCCGCCTCAGCTTGCGGCACCTGGCCTTGGCCGCCGACGGCACCGTCGGCATCGCCCTGCAGGCCGAGCACGACGAGGCCGAGCGCAAGCAAACCGCGCCCGTATTGGCGGTCTTCGACGGGCGCCAGCTGCGCACCGCGGTGCCGCCCGCGGGTCTGTCGCTGCAGGGGTACGGCGGCGACATCGCGTCGACCGGCGACGGCTTTTTTGCCGTCAGCTGCACCCGCGCCCATTGCGTGAGCTTGTGGCATGCCGACGGCCGCTACGCCGGGCAGTGGCCGCTGGACGAGGCCTGCGCGTTGGCGCCGGGCCGCCGCGGCAACGTCCGGGCCGGCGGCCGCACGGCGGGGTTCGAGCTGTCTGCGCCACCCGGAGAGCCGGCCCCACAACGCCTCCCGCTCCCCACCGGGGCGCGCCCCGACAACCATTGGACGCGGCTGTGA
- a CDS encoding imelysin family protein, translated as MKKKAWHCCVLAATLLAASRMAWAADAAPVVAVPYYTPAAFMQGLQRHWYLPRAAEFARHAEALPPALQALCAAPPARTEPARARAREQWRDTTLAWEQLSMVPAAPLVARRSVRQIDFTPPRPELIQRAIEQAPGDAQAMERIGAPAKGLPALEWLLWPQALKPATPACRYAEQVAADIAREAAALQAEFQQATAQAADDDERAGQQMAEWVNQWMGAVERLRWQDLERPQRSRDSTSRRSETWPRAASGLTQQSWAARWRAVHTLVAAQPGQPAPSPGSGLVPLETYLRGRGRNDVADHVAATAGRVDKAIAAAKPKSARTVLAAAAALADLKRLGEQELAPALQVTLGFSDADGD; from the coding sequence ATGAAGAAGAAGGCCTGGCACTGCTGCGTCCTGGCGGCCACGCTGCTGGCCGCGTCGAGGATGGCTTGGGCCGCGGACGCTGCGCCCGTGGTGGCCGTGCCCTACTACACGCCGGCCGCGTTCATGCAGGGCCTGCAGCGCCACTGGTATCTGCCGCGTGCCGCCGAGTTCGCGCGGCACGCCGAGGCACTGCCGCCGGCCTTGCAGGCGCTGTGCGCCGCGCCGCCCGCCCGCACCGAGCCGGCGCGAGCCAGGGCTCGCGAACAGTGGCGCGACACGACGCTGGCGTGGGAGCAACTGTCGATGGTGCCGGCCGCGCCGTTGGTGGCACGGCGTTCGGTGCGCCAGATCGACTTCACACCCCCGCGGCCCGAGCTGATCCAGCGCGCCATCGAACAAGCTCCGGGCGATGCTCAGGCGATGGAGCGCATCGGCGCGCCCGCCAAAGGCCTGCCGGCGCTCGAGTGGCTGCTCTGGCCCCAAGCGCTGAAGCCGGCGACGCCGGCCTGCCGCTACGCCGAACAAGTGGCGGCTGACATCGCCCGTGAAGCGGCAGCGCTGCAGGCGGAATTCCAGCAGGCAACGGCGCAGGCGGCAGACGACGACGAGCGCGCCGGGCAGCAGATGGCCGAGTGGGTGAACCAGTGGATGGGCGCGGTGGAGCGGCTGCGCTGGCAAGACCTGGAGCGCCCGCAGCGCAGCCGCGACAGCACGTCGCGCCGCAGCGAGACCTGGCCGCGGGCGGCCAGCGGACTGACGCAGCAGAGTTGGGCTGCACGTTGGCGTGCCGTACACACGCTGGTGGCCGCGCAGCCCGGCCAGCCTGCCCCCTCGCCCGGCAGCGGCCTGGTGCCATTGGAGACCTATCTGCGCGGCCGTGGGCGCAACGACGTGGCCGACCACGTGGCCGCGACCGCCGGGCGGGTCGACAAAGCCATCGCGGCCGCCAAGCCGAAGTCCGCGCGGACGGTGCTGGCGGCCGCCGCGGCGCTGGCCGACCTCAAGCGTCTCGGCGAACAGGAGCTGGCCCCGGCGCTGCAGGTCACGCTCGGCTTTTCGGACGCGGACGGCGATTGA
- a CDS encoding di-heme oxidoredictase family protein, with the protein MRPWPGLAALLALAGTALGLHAQQDDDVLGERPGGATTVHADGRNAFSFPAANLSDSERTRFAIGNSFFRRNWVEAPASTTARDGLGPHFIARSCGGCHVQDGRGAPPDFRRGLQEQPVALLMRLSVPGRNEHGGPQPDPVYGDQLNNAAVQGVRPEAQVELRHTAAHGRFADGTRYTLQRPHYRLREAAYGPTAPGLMMSPRIAPQVIGVGLIESIADEDILANARQQAEMPGPIKGVPNRVWDAASRETRLGRFGWKANVATLAHQTAAAFIGDIGITSSMFPDEACSQTQTDCREAPRGAKGEQPEIDDKTLDDVVFYQATLAPPARRGVHDPQVQRGQQLFQQAQCAVCHRPSYVTSAAPFPRLTSSALQGQKIWPYTDLLLHDMGPGLADGRPDFNASGRQWKTPPLWGIGLIRDVNGHQRLLHDGRARGVLEAILWHDGEARASRDQVLKMSRDERAALVRFVESL; encoded by the coding sequence ATGCGCCCTTGGCCGGGCCTGGCGGCCCTGCTCGCACTCGCGGGCACGGCGCTCGGTCTGCACGCGCAGCAAGACGACGACGTCCTCGGCGAACGCCCGGGCGGCGCAACCACGGTGCATGCCGATGGTCGCAATGCCTTCTCGTTTCCGGCCGCCAACCTGAGTGACTCGGAACGCACCCGCTTTGCGATCGGCAACTCCTTCTTCCGGCGCAACTGGGTCGAGGCGCCGGCGTCGACCACCGCGCGCGACGGCCTCGGCCCGCACTTCATCGCGCGCTCCTGTGGCGGCTGCCATGTGCAGGACGGACGTGGTGCACCGCCCGACTTCCGGCGTGGCCTGCAAGAACAGCCAGTCGCCTTGCTGATGCGCTTGTCAGTCCCCGGTCGCAACGAGCACGGCGGGCCACAACCCGACCCCGTGTACGGCGATCAACTGAACAACGCCGCCGTGCAGGGCGTGCGGCCCGAAGCGCAGGTCGAGCTGCGGCACACCGCTGCGCACGGCCGCTTCGCCGACGGCACGCGCTACACCTTGCAGCGGCCGCACTACCGCTTGCGCGAGGCGGCCTACGGCCCGACGGCGCCCGGCTTGATGATGAGCCCGCGCATCGCGCCGCAGGTGATCGGGGTCGGCCTGATCGAGTCGATCGCGGACGAAGACATCCTGGCCAACGCGCGCCAGCAAGCCGAGATGCCTGGACCGATCAAAGGCGTGCCGAACCGCGTCTGGGACGCAGCGTCGCGCGAGACGCGCCTGGGCCGCTTTGGCTGGAAGGCGAATGTCGCGACGCTGGCCCACCAGACCGCTGCCGCGTTCATCGGCGACATCGGCATCACCTCGTCGATGTTCCCCGACGAGGCGTGCTCGCAGACGCAGACCGATTGCCGCGAGGCGCCGCGCGGCGCCAAGGGCGAACAGCCCGAGATCGATGACAAGACCTTGGACGACGTCGTGTTCTATCAGGCCACACTGGCGCCGCCGGCCCGCCGCGGCGTGCACGACCCGCAGGTACAGCGCGGCCAGCAGCTGTTCCAGCAGGCGCAATGCGCGGTCTGTCACCGCCCCAGCTATGTGACGTCGGCCGCGCCCTTCCCGCGCCTGACCAGCAGCGCGCTGCAAGGCCAGAAGATCTGGCCCTACACCGACTTGCTGCTGCACGACATGGGCCCTGGCCTGGCCGACGGACGGCCCGACTTCAACGCCAGCGGCCGGCAATGGAAGACGCCGCCGTTGTGGGGCATCGGGCTGATACGCGACGTCAACGGTCACCAGCGCCTGCTGCACGACGGCCGTGCGCGCGGTGTGCTCGAGGCCATCCTGTGGCACGACGGCGAGGCCCGCGCAAGCCGCGACCAGGTGCTGAAGATGAGTCGCGATGAACGCGCGGCTTTGGTTCGCTTCGTGGAGTCGCTATGA
- a CDS encoding imelysin family protein, with the protein MRRFFLAAALGAALVPSLPVQAQETAAAASPTTGVTVPAVVAHYARLVSASYEDTLTQALALQQAVRAFVAQPSEDTMAAARRAWLAAREVYGQTEAFRFYSGPIDDEKGPEGRINAWPLDESYIDAVKGKPVSGLIHNRKVRIDKKTLARYNERGGEENIATGWHAIEFLLWGQDLQTDGPGQRSFQDYVDGKARNADRRRQYLSVVTDLLIDDLKLLVQAWAPGAPSNYRARFEQGGDESLRKIFVGLGSLSRGELAGERLEVALASQDQEDEHSCFSDNTHRDVVGNAIGIRNVWLGEYRRLDGTSLGGASLRALVAQKDPDLAERTTQRVEASVAAAEALQAPFDREITGGRDAAGRQRVQKTVDALVQQSKDLVEAASRVGLTRLTLSQP; encoded by the coding sequence ATGCGACGTTTCTTCTTGGCCGCCGCCCTCGGCGCCGCCCTCGTGCCCAGCTTGCCCGTGCAAGCCCAGGAGACGGCAGCAGCGGCCAGCCCGACCACCGGCGTGACGGTGCCGGCAGTGGTGGCTCACTATGCCCGCCTGGTCTCGGCCTCGTACGAAGACACACTGACCCAAGCCCTGGCCTTGCAGCAAGCGGTGCGCGCGTTCGTCGCGCAGCCGTCGGAAGACACGATGGCCGCGGCGCGCCGCGCGTGGCTGGCCGCGCGCGAGGTCTACGGTCAAACCGAAGCCTTTCGTTTCTACAGCGGCCCGATCGACGACGAGAAGGGCCCCGAGGGCCGGATCAACGCGTGGCCGCTCGACGAGTCGTATATCGACGCGGTCAAGGGCAAGCCGGTCTCCGGCCTGATCCATAACCGCAAGGTTCGCATCGACAAGAAAACCCTGGCCCGGTACAACGAACGCGGTGGCGAAGAAAACATCGCGACCGGCTGGCATGCCATTGAATTTCTGCTGTGGGGCCAGGATCTCCAAACCGACGGCCCCGGCCAACGCTCCTTCCAGGACTATGTCGACGGCAAGGCGCGCAATGCCGACCGGCGCCGGCAATATCTATCCGTGGTGACCGATCTGCTGATCGACGACCTCAAGCTGCTGGTGCAGGCATGGGCGCCGGGCGCGCCTTCCAACTACCGCGCCCGCTTCGAGCAAGGCGGCGACGAGTCGCTGCGCAAGATCTTCGTTGGCCTGGGCTCGCTGTCGCGCGGGGAACTGGCCGGCGAACGCCTCGAGGTCGCGCTGGCCAGCCAGGACCAGGAGGACGAACACTCCTGCTTCTCGGACAACACACACCGGGACGTCGTGGGCAACGCGATCGGCATCCGCAACGTGTGGTTGGGCGAGTACCGCCGCCTCGACGGCACCTCCCTCGGAGGTGCATCGCTGCGCGCCCTGGTGGCGCAGAAGGACCCTGACCTCGCAGAGCGCACCACTCAGCGCGTGGAGGCCAGCGTGGCCGCGGCCGAGGCGCTGCAGGCACCATTCGACCGCGAGATCACCGGCGGGCGCGACGCGGCCGGCCGGCAACGCGTGCAAAAGACGGTCGACGCGCTGGTGCAGCAGAGCAAAGACCTGGTCGAGGCCGCCAGCCGAGTCGGGCTGACCCGCCTCACGCTCAGCCAGCCCTGA
- the hpaR gene encoding homoprotocatechuate degradation operon regulator HpaR has product MATVIQHRNLPHALLRAREAVMRYFRPNLKLAGITEQQWRVIRTLSLQGEMEIGRIAEACSIPGPSLTGVLERMERDEWIKRFRISTDQRKVVVELTAKSRRLVDKMAARVDARYLEIESQLGPQVLGRLFELLDRVAALPDPGQVEAVKVPIARRQPGAAARKVPLQRKAPLQRARPLNSTASRMR; this is encoded by the coding sequence ATGGCTACCGTCATCCAGCATCGCAACCTGCCTCATGCTTTGTTGCGAGCCCGCGAAGCGGTCATGCGCTACTTCCGTCCCAACCTGAAACTGGCGGGGATCACGGAACAGCAATGGCGCGTGATTCGCACCCTTTCACTGCAAGGCGAGATGGAGATCGGCCGCATCGCCGAAGCCTGCAGCATTCCCGGCCCCAGCCTCACCGGCGTACTCGAACGGATGGAGCGCGACGAGTGGATCAAGCGCTTCCGCATCTCGACCGACCAGCGCAAGGTGGTGGTCGAGTTGACCGCCAAGAGCCGTCGCCTGGTCGACAAGATGGCGGCGCGTGTCGACGCCCGCTATCTCGAAATCGAATCGCAACTCGGGCCGCAGGTGTTGGGACGTTTGTTCGAGTTGCTAGACCGTGTGGCAGCCTTGCCTGACCCGGGCCAGGTCGAGGCTGTGAAAGTGCCGATCGCCCGTCGTCAGCCCGGCGCTGCGGCCCGTAAAGTCCCGCTGCAACGCAAGGCCCCCTTGCAGCGCGCACGCCCGCTCAACAGCACTGCGTCGCGGATGCGCTGA
- a CDS encoding pirin family protein produces the protein MNLVSPTAEQVRVPRGVERLVHGVATSDGAGVKLTRVLTQPLQRRLDPYLMLDAFASDDPRDYGAGFPDHPHRGFETITYMVAGRMRHRDSAGHEGLLGPGGVQWMCAGRGLVHSEMPEQADGVMEGFQLWLNLPSSEKLSEPWYRDLQAQDIPSFTLPEGVQVRVIAGCSHGVDGAVQRAHTEPLYLDLHLLAGARHAQPVPATHNTFVYVYRGELKIGHTRVPAQRMAILANAEGADGVILECDEDTRVLLIAGRPLGEPIAQYGPFVMNSHEQIFQAVEDFRAGRFGAPR, from the coding sequence ATGAACCTTGTTTCCCCCACCGCTGAACAGGTGCGCGTGCCGCGCGGCGTCGAGCGTCTGGTGCACGGCGTCGCCACCTCCGACGGGGCCGGCGTCAAGCTGACCCGCGTGTTGACCCAGCCCTTGCAACGCCGGCTCGACCCTTATTTGATGCTCGATGCCTTCGCGAGCGACGATCCGCGCGACTATGGGGCCGGATTTCCCGACCACCCGCACCGGGGCTTCGAGACCATCACCTACATGGTCGCCGGCCGCATGCGCCACCGCGACAGCGCGGGCCATGAAGGCCTGCTGGGCCCCGGTGGCGTGCAATGGATGTGCGCCGGCCGAGGCCTGGTTCACTCGGAGATGCCGGAACAGGCCGATGGTGTGATGGAGGGTTTCCAGCTGTGGCTCAACCTGCCGTCGAGCGAGAAGCTGAGTGAGCCGTGGTACCGGGACCTGCAGGCGCAGGACATCCCGTCATTCACGTTGCCGGAGGGTGTGCAGGTGCGCGTCATCGCCGGCTGCAGCCACGGCGTAGACGGCGCCGTGCAGCGTGCCCATACCGAGCCGCTGTACCTGGACCTGCACTTGCTCGCCGGCGCTCGCCATGCGCAGCCTGTGCCGGCCACGCACAACACCTTCGTCTATGTCTATCGAGGTGAGTTGAAGATCGGTCACACCCGGGTGCCGGCCCAGCGTATGGCGATCTTGGCCAACGCAGAGGGAGCGGACGGCGTGATACTGGAATGCGACGAGGACACGCGTGTCTTGTTGATCGCCGGGCGGCCGCTGGGCGAGCCGATTGCTCAATATGGGCCGTTCGTGATGAACAGCCATGAGCAGATCTTCCAGGCGGTCGAAGACTTTCGAGCCGGCCGCTTTGGGGCACCCCGCTGA
- a CDS encoding FMN-dependent NADH-azoreductase gives MNILQINSSARAEGSHSTRLAQDIVARLQAAHPDTTLTVRDLSRQPHPALDEAALQALFTPPEQRSAAQQARVALDDTLIAEIQAADTVVIGVPMYNFGVSSQLKNWIDAISRARVTFRYTEAGPEGLLTGKKVYVALTRGGRYRDTPSDTQVPYLRAVLNFLGMTDVQFVYAEGLAMGPEAEQQAWSQARTQIESSVA, from the coding sequence ATGAACATCCTCCAGATCAATTCCAGCGCCCGTGCCGAAGGCTCCCATTCCACCCGCCTGGCGCAGGACATCGTCGCCCGCCTGCAGGCCGCCCATCCCGACACCACGCTGACCGTGCGCGACCTGTCGCGGCAGCCCCATCCGGCGCTGGACGAGGCGGCCCTGCAGGCCTTGTTCACGCCGCCGGAGCAACGCAGCGCGGCACAACAAGCGCGGGTGGCCCTCGACGACACGCTGATCGCCGAGATCCAGGCCGCCGACACCGTGGTCATCGGCGTGCCGATGTACAACTTCGGCGTCTCGTCGCAACTGAAGAACTGGATCGACGCGATCTCACGCGCCCGGGTCACCTTCCGCTACACCGAGGCCGGGCCGGAGGGTCTGCTGACCGGCAAGAAGGTCTATGTCGCGTTGACCCGCGGCGGCCGCTACCGCGACACGCCGAGCGACACGCAGGTGCCCTATTTGCGTGCCGTGCTGAATTTCCTCGGCATGACCGACGTGCAGTTCGTCTACGCGGAAGGGCTGGCGATGGGCCCCGAAGCAGAGCAGCAGGCCTGGTCGCAGGCCCGGACGCAAATCGAATCGAGCGTCGCCTGA
- a CDS encoding LysR family transcriptional regulator, whose translation MQIDPNDLLLFARVAECGSFTRAAERAGLPKSTVSRRISELERGLGERLLLRTTRKLSLTDFGHALLEHARQVADEVDAAASLASHRQALPSGRLRVSLPGDFAGLNLAAFMAEFLLRHPAITLEVDISARRVDLIGENYDLALRMGDMPDDATLVARRLFLHTWGLYATPAYLALHGTPRQPADLLQHRGLAMGARNGEPIPWMLQREDGERWAGLAPPRALANSPPLLIRLALTSAGIVAAPDMLTTQEVASGQLVRVLPQWCLPAIPAWAVMPGRRLMPARTRVFLQALEEALRRAGFAPPDG comes from the coding sequence ATGCAGATCGATCCCAACGACCTTTTGTTGTTTGCCCGGGTCGCCGAGTGCGGCAGCTTCACGCGGGCGGCGGAGCGCGCGGGGCTGCCGAAAAGCACCGTCTCGAGGCGCATATCGGAGCTCGAGCGGGGCTTGGGTGAGCGGCTGCTGTTGCGCACCACCCGCAAGCTCAGCCTGACCGACTTCGGCCACGCCCTGCTGGAGCATGCGCGCCAGGTGGCCGACGAGGTCGACGCGGCCGCGTCGCTCGCCTCGCACCGCCAGGCCCTGCCGAGCGGCCGGCTGCGGGTGTCGCTGCCGGGCGATTTCGCCGGGCTGAACCTGGCCGCCTTCATGGCCGAGTTCTTGTTGCGGCATCCGGCGATCACGCTCGAGGTCGACATCTCGGCGCGACGTGTCGATCTGATCGGCGAAAACTACGACCTCGCACTGCGCATGGGCGACATGCCCGACGATGCGACGCTGGTCGCGCGCCGCCTGTTCCTGCACACCTGGGGGCTGTATGCGACGCCCGCGTATCTGGCCCTGCACGGCACCCCCCGGCAGCCCGCCGATCTGCTGCAGCATCGGGGCCTGGCGATGGGAGCCCGCAACGGCGAACCGATCCCCTGGATGCTGCAGCGCGAGGACGGAGAGCGTTGGGCCGGGCTGGCGCCGCCGCGGGCGTTGGCGAATTCCCCGCCGTTGCTGATCCGCCTGGCCTTGACGAGTGCCGGCATCGTTGCGGCGCCCGACATGCTGACCACGCAGGAGGTGGCCAGCGGCCAGCTGGTGCGGGTGCTGCCGCAATGGTGTCTGCCGGCCATCCCGGCATGGGCGGTGATGCCCGGGCGGCGCTTGATGCCGGCCCGGACCCGCGTGTTCCTGCAGGCACTCGAAGAGGCCTTGCGGCGCGCGGGCTTTGCGCCGCCCGACGGGTGA
- a CDS encoding ArsR/SmtB family transcription factor has protein sequence MVADTGLAHVAAAIAEPARAAMLCALLDGRARTATELAAQADVAASTASAHLARLVEQRLLQCVPQGKHRYYQLAGADAAQALEALLVLSGRPRPAFRPATPSGLRVARTCYDHMAGEIAVHLLQALTQRRWLVNDGDGLCVTREGTRGLLDWGIDLDEVRQRRRRFACPCLDWSERRPHLGGALGAALLTLAQQRRWVQRELDGRALRVQPRAWREWLDPLEVPRPA, from the coding sequence ATGGTTGCAGACACCGGGCTTGCGCATGTGGCTGCGGCCATCGCCGAACCGGCGCGCGCGGCGATGCTGTGCGCCTTGCTCGATGGCCGAGCGCGCACCGCGACCGAACTGGCGGCGCAGGCAGACGTGGCAGCATCGACCGCGAGCGCCCACCTGGCCCGGTTGGTCGAACAGCGACTGCTGCAGTGCGTGCCGCAAGGCAAGCACCGCTACTACCAGCTGGCCGGCGCCGACGCGGCACAGGCGCTCGAAGCCCTGCTGGTGCTGAGCGGCCGTCCGCGGCCCGCCTTCCGCCCGGCCACGCCATCGGGGCTGCGCGTGGCGCGGACCTGCTACGACCACATGGCCGGCGAGATCGCGGTGCACCTGCTGCAGGCGCTGACCCAGCGCCGCTGGCTGGTCAACGACGGTGACGGCCTGTGCGTGACGCGCGAGGGTACGCGTGGCTTGCTCGACTGGGGCATCGATCTCGACGAAGTGCGGCAGCGCCGCCGCAGGTTCGCCTGCCCCTGTCTCGACTGGAGCGAACGACGCCCGCACCTGGGCGGCGCGCTGGGGGCGGCACTGCTCACACTCGCCCAGCAACGGCGCTGGGTGCAGCGCGAATTGGACGGGCGGGCGCTGCGGGTGCAGCCGCGCGCCTGGCGCGAATGGCTGGACCCGCTCGAGGTGCCGCGCCCGGCCTGA
- a CDS encoding cytochrome P450 gives MDEIRDPVQAVTAPDPYPYYAALRERHGLYHEPRLDAWVATAAAVVDAALQHPGLRVRPPGQPVPPALQGTPAGAVYARLVRMSEGPAHAGTRRAVTQTLDPMASGQVAGRARDHAAQALAMTAPGDRERLRALYRVPLLTMAEGIGVPIGQRERVALLTERFVACLSPLSGAPALSEAQDAVHALHGLFDEGLSSWAPAPPSGGPERETWIANLIGLLSQTCDATAGLIGNTLVALGREPALVSRLRQGIVQVAEVVDEVARHDPPIQNTRRYAAEPLTLAGHALEAGQCVLLLLASANRDPAPCGTVAIDPAPDVFAPGRPPCRSFGYGAGHHRCPGDRLASAIAGGVVQALLAAQASLLDGLAQRLLASGAYRASVNARIPCFP, from the coding sequence ATGGACGAGATCCGAGACCCGGTGCAAGCGGTGACCGCACCGGACCCCTATCCCTATTACGCCGCGCTGCGGGAGCGGCACGGCCTTTACCACGAGCCTCGACTCGATGCCTGGGTCGCCACCGCAGCCGCGGTGGTCGACGCGGCATTGCAGCATCCGGGCTTGCGCGTGCGACCGCCGGGCCAGCCGGTGCCACCGGCGCTGCAGGGCACGCCGGCCGGCGCCGTTTACGCGCGCCTGGTCCGGATGAGCGAAGGGCCGGCCCATGCCGGGACCCGTCGGGCGGTGACACAGACGCTGGACCCGATGGCCTCGGGCCAGGTGGCAGGGCGGGCCCGCGACCATGCCGCCCAGGCGCTGGCGATGACCGCACCAGGCGACCGCGAACGCCTTCGGGCCCTCTACCGTGTCCCCTTGCTGACGATGGCCGAAGGCATCGGGGTGCCGATCGGGCAGCGTGAGCGGGTGGCCTTGCTCACCGAGCGTTTTGTCGCCTGCCTCTCGCCGCTGAGCGGTGCGCCGGCGCTGTCGGAGGCGCAGGACGCGGTGCATGCCTTGCATGGGCTGTTCGACGAGGGTTTGTCGAGTTGGGCGCCGGCGCCGCCGTCTGGGGGGCCTGAGCGTGAGACGTGGATCGCGAACCTGATCGGGTTGTTGTCGCAGACCTGCGATGCAACCGCAGGGCTCATCGGCAATACGCTGGTCGCCCTCGGACGCGAGCCGGCGCTCGTCTCCCGGCTGCGGCAGGGGATCGTGCAAGTTGCCGAGGTGGTCGACGAGGTCGCCCGCCACGACCCGCCCATCCAGAACACGCGGCGCTATGCGGCTGAGCCTCTCACCCTTGCGGGCCACGCCCTGGAGGCCGGGCAGTGCGTGTTGCTGCTGCTCGCGTCGGCCAACCGCGACCCGGCGCCGTGCGGCACCGTGGCCATCGACCCGGCCCCCGACGTCTTCGCGCCGGGCCGCCCGCCGTGCCGGTCGTTCGGCTATGGCGCCGGGCACCACCGCTGCCCGGGCGACCGCCTGGCCTCCGCCATCGCCGGCGGTGTGGTGCAGGCCTTGCTGGCCGCGCAGGCGTCGCTGCTCGACGGGTTGGCGCAGCGCCTCCTGGCGTCCGGCGCGTACCGGGCCTCGGTCAACGCCCGCATCCCTTGCTTTCCCTGA
- a CDS encoding antibiotic biosynthesis monooxygenase family protein — MVTVIFEVWPREGGRQPYLDLAAALRPLLDGIPGFVSIERFESLSEPGKLLSLSFWENEAAIAQWRQLEAHRAAQAQGRDGVFADYRLRVAAVLRDYGLSERDEAPPDSRQRHG; from the coding sequence ATGGTGACGGTGATCTTTGAAGTGTGGCCGCGCGAAGGCGGCCGCCAACCTTATCTCGACCTGGCCGCGGCCTTGCGCCCCTTGCTCGACGGCATCCCCGGCTTCGTGTCGATCGAGCGTTTTGAAAGTCTGAGTGAACCTGGCAAGTTGTTGTCGCTGTCGTTCTGGGAAAACGAAGCGGCGATTGCGCAGTGGCGCCAGCTCGAGGCACATCGTGCCGCACAAGCGCAGGGGCGTGACGGCGTCTTTGCCGACTACCGATTGCGCGTCGCCGCGGTGCTGCGCGACTACGGCTTGTCGGAGCGCGATGAAGCACCGCCGGACAGTCGGCAGCGGCACGGCTGA